Proteins encoded within one genomic window of Dyadobacter chenhuakuii:
- the rpmC gene encoding 50S ribosomal protein L29: MTSKEIKDLSQDQLKEQIAQERERLLRLKFAHAISPIENPLRIRTSRKEIAKLLTELSAKSNQQ; this comes from the coding sequence ATGACTAGTAAAGAAATAAAGGATCTGTCGCAGGATCAACTTAAAGAGCAGATCGCCCAGGAGCGGGAGCGCTTGTTACGGTTGAAGTTCGCACATGCGATTTCACCAATCGAAAACCCTTTGCGTATTCGTACCTCGCGTAAGGAAATTGCAAAACTCTTAACCGAGCTGTCGGCTAAAAGTAACCAACAGTAA
- the rpsN gene encoding 30S ribosomal protein S14, which translates to MAKESVKARERKREALVARFAEKRTKLKAAGDWVGLDKLPRNSSPVRLHNRCKITGRPRGYMRKFGISRVCFRDMASDGKIPGVTKSSW; encoded by the coding sequence ATGGCAAAAGAATCAGTTAAAGCACGGGAGAGAAAAAGAGAAGCCTTAGTAGCTAGGTTTGCTGAAAAGCGGACGAAATTGAAAGCTGCTGGTGATTGGGTTGGTTTAGATAAATTACCACGTAACTCTTCTCCTGTACGTTTGCATAACAGGTGCAAAATCACGGGAAGGCCTCGGGGTTATATGCGGAAATTCGGAATTTCCAGAGTTTGTTTCCGGGATATGGCTTCTGACGGCAAGATTCCGGGTGTTACAAAATCAAGTTGGTAA
- the rpsL gene encoding 30S ribosomal protein S12 has product MPTISQLVRKGRETITWKSKSPALDSCPQRRGVCTRVYTTTPKKPNSALRKVARVRLSNNKEVNAYIPGEGHNLQEHSIVLIRGGRVKDLPGVRYHIIRGALDTAGVNGRKQRRSKYGAKRPKPGQVAAAPTKGKKK; this is encoded by the coding sequence ATGCCAACTATTTCACAATTAGTCCGTAAAGGTAGAGAGACCATTACATGGAAATCAAAGTCACCGGCTTTGGATTCTTGCCCTCAGCGTAGGGGTGTGTGCACCAGGGTGTACACGACAACGCCTAAAAAACCGAACTCAGCACTTCGTAAAGTAGCCCGTGTCCGTCTTTCAAACAACAAGGAGGTGAATGCCTATATCCCAGGAGAAGGCCACAACTTGCAAGAGCACTCGATCGTTTTGATCCGCGGTGGTCGTGTTAAGGATTTGCCAGGTGTGCGTTACCACATTATCCGTGGTGCATTGGATACAGCTGGTGTGAATGGCCGTAAGCAACGTCGTTCGAAATATGGTGCTAAGCGTCCAAAACCAGGACAAGTTGCAGCAGCACCAACAAAAGGTAAAAAGAAATAA
- the rplB gene encoding 50S ribosomal protein L2 produces the protein MAVKKLKPTSAGQRFRSAPTFEEITTAKPEKSLLETIKRTGGRNSQGHRTMRHIGGGHKRKYRVIDFKRNRFDAPATVISIEYDPNRSARIALVQFEDEEKRYVIAPNGLKVGQIIVSGSSVAPEVGNALPLGSMPIGTIVHNIELTPGKGGQFARSAGAYAQLVAREGKYAVLKMPSGEMRMILSTCIATVGTVSNASHMNVALGKAGRRRWLGRRPRVRGVAMNPVDHPMGGGEGRSSGGQPRSRNGQFSKGLKTRDRNKHSEKLIISRRKK, from the coding sequence ATGGCAGTTAAAAAATTAAAACCGACAAGTGCTGGTCAGCGTTTCCGCTCCGCTCCTACATTCGAGGAGATCACAACGGCGAAACCTGAAAAGAGTCTTCTGGAAACCATCAAAAGAACAGGTGGTCGTAATAGCCAGGGACACAGGACCATGCGACATATAGGTGGCGGACATAAAAGAAAGTATCGTGTAATTGATTTCAAAAGAAATCGTTTCGATGCGCCAGCCACAGTAATTTCAATTGAATACGATCCAAACCGTTCAGCGCGTATTGCGTTGGTGCAGTTTGAAGATGAAGAAAAAAGATATGTGATTGCTCCAAACGGACTGAAAGTGGGACAAATAATTGTTTCAGGCAGTTCAGTAGCACCGGAAGTTGGTAATGCGCTTCCATTAGGTTCTATGCCAATTGGTACAATTGTTCACAATATCGAGTTGACTCCTGGTAAAGGTGGTCAGTTTGCACGTAGCGCAGGAGCTTATGCTCAGCTTGTTGCGAGGGAAGGAAAATACGCAGTTTTGAAAATGCCTTCTGGCGAAATGCGTATGATACTTTCAACTTGTATCGCAACAGTTGGAACAGTTTCTAATGCAAGCCACATGAATGTTGCATTAGGAAAAGCAGGTCGTCGTCGCTGGTTAGGTCGCCGTCCACGTGTACGTGGTGTTGCAATGAACCCAGTCGATCACCCAATGGGTGGTGGTGAAGGTCGCTCATCAGGGGGCCAGCCTAGATCAAGAAACGGACAGTTCTCTAAAGGACTTAAGACTCGTGATCGCAACAAGCATTCTGAGAAATTGATTATCAGCCGTCGTAAAAAATAA
- the rplE gene encoding 50S ribosomal protein L5: protein MAQPRLKEKYVSEVVSQLKDKFQYKSVMQVPRLTKIVINKGIGAAVADKKLVDTGVEELSQITGQKAIATISKKAVSNFKLRENMPIGAKVTLRGDRMYEFLDRLTAIAMPRVRDFKGISDKGFDGRGNYTFGVKEQIIFPEISIEKVNKITGMDITFVTSTNSDEESYELLKALGMPFTNANKQG, encoded by the coding sequence ATGGCACAGCCGAGATTAAAAGAAAAGTATGTAAGCGAAGTTGTTTCGCAACTGAAAGATAAATTTCAGTACAAGTCAGTGATGCAAGTTCCTCGTTTGACAAAGATTGTTATTAACAAAGGAATTGGAGCAGCAGTAGCAGACAAAAAGCTGGTTGACACTGGTGTTGAGGAATTGAGCCAGATCACTGGTCAAAAAGCAATCGCGACAATTTCCAAAAAAGCGGTTTCGAACTTCAAGTTGCGTGAAAACATGCCGATTGGAGCAAAGGTTACACTTCGCGGCGATCGTATGTATGAGTTTCTTGACCGTTTGACAGCAATTGCAATGCCTCGGGTTAGAGACTTCAAAGGTATCAGTGACAAAGGATTTGACGGACGCGGAAATTATACATTCGGTGTTAAAGAGCAAATCATTTTCCCTGAGATTAGTATAGAAAAGGTAAATAAAATTACCGGTATGGATATCACATTTGTCACTTCTACCAATTCTGACGAAGAAAGTTATGAGTTGTTGAAGGCATTGGGTATGCCATTTACAAATGCGAACAAACAAGGATAA
- the rpsS gene encoding 30S ribosomal protein S19, which produces MARSLKKGPYIDFRLENKVTVMNSASRKSVIKTWSRRSMISPDFIGHTFAVHNGNKFIPVYVTENMVGHKLGEFSPTRNFRGHTAKKDKGRK; this is translated from the coding sequence ATGGCACGCTCATTAAAAAAAGGACCATATATCGATTTTCGTCTTGAGAACAAAGTGACTGTGATGAACAGCGCCTCTCGGAAATCAGTAATCAAAACCTGGTCACGACGCTCAATGATATCGCCGGATTTTATCGGGCATACATTCGCAGTGCATAACGGAAACAAGTTCATTCCTGTGTATGTGACTGAAAATATGGTTGGTCACAAACTGGGAGAATTTTCTCCTACACGTAACTTCCGTGGCCACACAGCAAAAAAAGATAAAGGTAGAAAATAA
- the rplV gene encoding 50S ribosomal protein L22, with product MEARAILKDVPTSPRKMRLVADMIRGQKVSKALALLKFQPRASSPVLHKVLLSAVANWQQLNEDAKLEDADLIVKTVFIDGGRMLKRLRPAPQGRAHRIRKRSNHITIVIDDASASIASADKESVITES from the coding sequence ATGGAAGCAAGAGCTATATTAAAAGATGTGCCTACTTCTCCTCGCAAAATGAGGTTAGTAGCCGACATGATTCGCGGACAAAAGGTCAGCAAGGCGTTGGCACTATTAAAGTTTCAACCGAGAGCTTCTTCACCGGTATTGCACAAAGTTTTACTTTCTGCAGTTGCTAACTGGCAACAACTGAATGAAGATGCGAAGCTGGAAGACGCTGATCTTATTGTCAAAACCGTATTTATTGACGGTGGACGTATGTTAAAGCGTTTGCGCCCTGCACCGCAAGGAAGAGCACATAGAATCCGTAAGCGTTCGAACCACATCACAATCGTGATTGACGATGCTTCTGCTTCTATCGCAAGCGCAGACAAAGAATCAGTAATCACCGAATCATAA
- the rpsH gene encoding 30S ribosomal protein S8, whose translation MLTDPIADYLTRLRNAIKAKHRVVEIPASNIKKEITKVLFDKGYIQSYKFDEVGPQGVIKIALKYNPVTKQSAIVKLERVSKPGLRKYSGSSTLPRVLGGLGTVIISTSKGVMTDKEAKTLNVGGEVLCFVY comes from the coding sequence ATGTTAACGGATCCCATAGCAGATTATCTGACGAGACTCAGAAACGCTATCAAAGCGAAGCACAGGGTTGTTGAGATACCTGCATCCAACATTAAAAAAGAAATAACTAAGGTACTTTTTGATAAAGGGTATATTCAGAGTTATAAATTTGACGAAGTAGGCCCTCAGGGTGTAATCAAAATAGCTTTGAAATACAATCCTGTGACAAAGCAATCTGCAATTGTGAAATTGGAGAGGGTTAGTAAGCCTGGACTTCGTAAATATTCAGGTTCATCAACATTACCACGCGTATTGGGTGGTTTAGGAACTGTCATCATTTCAACATCTAAGGGTGTAATGACTGACAAGGAGGCTAAAACGCTTAATGTTGGCGGGGAAGTGTTATGTTTCGTGTATTAA
- the rpsJ gene encoding 30S ribosomal protein S10: MNQKIRIKLRSFDHNLVDKSAEKIVKAVKATGAIVSGPIPLPTKTEKFTVLRSPHVNKKSREQFQLCTYKRLVDIFSTSAKTVDALMKLELPSGVDVEIKV, encoded by the coding sequence ATGAATCAAAAAATCCGTATCAAACTTCGCTCTTTCGACCACAATCTGGTTGATAAGTCAGCTGAGAAAATTGTTAAAGCTGTAAAGGCAACTGGTGCTATCGTTAGCGGTCCAATTCCTTTGCCAACTAAGACTGAGAAATTCACTGTTCTTCGTTCTCCACACGTTAATAAGAAGTCACGTGAGCAATTCCAGCTTTGTACTTACAAACGTTTGGTAGACATTTTCTCTACAAGTGCAAAAACTGTTGATGCACTGATGAAGCTTGAATTGCCAAGCGGTGTTGACGTAGAGATTAAAGTATAG
- the rplN gene encoding 50S ribosomal protein L14 yields MVQQESRLSVADNSGAKEVLVIRVLGGTGKRYASVGDKIVVTVKSALSSSNMKKGTVSKAVVVRTKKEVRRKDGTYIRFEDNAAVLLNNNDEPRGTRIFGPVARELREKQFMKIVSLAPEVL; encoded by the coding sequence ATGGTACAGCAAGAATCAAGACTGTCGGTAGCAGACAACAGTGGAGCGAAGGAAGTACTCGTAATTCGTGTACTTGGCGGAACTGGCAAACGCTATGCCTCAGTAGGCGATAAAATCGTCGTAACAGTAAAATCAGCTCTTTCTTCGAGCAATATGAAAAAAGGAACGGTTTCAAAAGCCGTTGTGGTTCGTACAAAAAAAGAAGTACGCCGTAAGGATGGAACCTACATCAGATTTGAAGATAACGCAGCTGTTTTGTTAAACAACAACGACGAGCCACGTGGTACTCGTATCTTTGGACCGGTTGCACGTGAATTGCGTGAAAAGCAATTCATGAAGATCGTTTCATTGGCACCTGAGGTGTTGTAA
- the rplD gene encoding 50S ribosomal protein L4, with the protein MELSVLNIKGEDTGKKVSVSEEIFGIEPNTHAIYLDVKLYLANQRQGTHKSKERAEINHSTRKIKKQKGTGGARAGSIKSPVFVGGGRIFGPRPRDYGFKINRKVKVLARKSAFSAKAKSDSISVLEAFSFDAPKTKSYLNVLNSLALVNTKTLLILPSVDSNVYLSSRNIPKARVTTVDAVNTYDLMYADRLLISESALSILETQLNK; encoded by the coding sequence ATGGAACTGTCCGTATTAAATATAAAAGGAGAAGATACCGGCAAGAAGGTAAGTGTGTCTGAAGAAATTTTTGGCATCGAACCTAATACGCACGCGATCTATCTCGATGTGAAGTTATACTTGGCTAACCAACGTCAGGGAACACACAAATCAAAAGAACGTGCAGAGATTAATCACTCTACACGTAAGATCAAGAAACAAAAAGGAACTGGTGGAGCTCGTGCTGGTAGCATTAAATCTCCGGTGTTTGTAGGTGGTGGTCGTATATTCGGACCAAGACCTCGTGACTACGGTTTCAAGATCAATAGAAAAGTTAAAGTTTTGGCTCGTAAGTCAGCTTTCTCTGCAAAAGCGAAATCTGATTCGATTTCAGTTCTTGAAGCATTTTCATTTGATGCACCAAAAACTAAATCTTATTTGAATGTTTTGAATTCACTTGCATTAGTGAACACCAAAACACTCCTTATTCTTCCATCTGTTGACAGCAATGTATATCTGTCAAGCCGTAACATTCCAAAAGCAAGAGTTACGACGGTGGACGCGGTCAACACGTATGACCTGATGTATGCAGACCGTCTTTTGATAAGTGAATCTGCTCTGTCTATTTTGGAAACCCAATTGAACAAATAA
- the rpsQ gene encoding 30S ribosomal protein S17 — translation MEATERNLRKERVGKVVSNKMEKSCVITVERKVKHAKYGKFMTKTTKLMVHDETNQVGIGDTIRVMETRPLSKSKRWRLVEILERAK, via the coding sequence ATGGAGGCAACAGAAAGAAATTTGCGTAAAGAAAGAGTTGGCAAAGTAGTGAGCAACAAAATGGAGAAATCCTGCGTGATCACTGTGGAGCGTAAAGTGAAGCATGCCAAGTATGGTAAGTTTATGACTAAAACTACCAAGCTTATGGTGCATGACGAAACCAATCAGGTAGGTATCGGTGATACGATCCGCGTGATGGAAACACGTCCGCTTAGTAAAAGTAAGCGTTGGAGATTAGTAGAAATCCTTGAAAGAGCTAAGTAA
- the rpsC gene encoding 30S ribosomal protein S3 — translation MGQKVNPIGLRLGIVRGWESSWYGGKDFSDKLVEDEKIRNYIKARIPKGSISKVVIERTLKRITLTIHTARPGIVIGKGGSEVDKIKEELKKITGKDVQINIYEIKRPEIDAKLVGEAIAQQLQARISYRRAMKQSIASAMRVGTQGIKIRLAGRLGGAEMARTEEYKEGRIPLHTLRADIDYAISEAQTIYGKIGIKVWIFKGELYGKRDLTPSAATAASDRAERSASGGNDRGGNDRGGRDRRGGGRDGGAPRGEGGGGGSEADRRKRNAGGNTNNRNKKK, via the coding sequence ATGGGACAAAAGGTTAATCCTATAGGTCTGAGACTAGGAATTGTTAGAGGATGGGAGTCAAGTTGGTATGGAGGAAAAGACTTCTCTGATAAGTTAGTTGAGGACGAGAAAATCCGTAATTACATCAAAGCACGTATCCCAAAAGGATCGATCTCTAAAGTAGTTATTGAAAGAACATTGAAACGTATCACATTGACCATCCACACTGCCCGTCCGGGTATTGTAATCGGAAAAGGTGGTAGCGAGGTGGATAAAATCAAAGAAGAGCTTAAAAAGATCACAGGTAAAGACGTTCAGATCAACATTTATGAGATCAAACGTCCTGAGATCGATGCGAAATTGGTCGGCGAGGCAATCGCTCAACAACTTCAGGCTCGTATCTCTTATCGTAGAGCAATGAAGCAATCAATCGCTTCGGCTATGCGGGTTGGAACACAGGGAATTAAAATCCGTCTTGCTGGACGTCTTGGTGGAGCCGAAATGGCCCGTACTGAGGAATACAAAGAGGGACGAATTCCTTTGCATACATTGAGAGCTGACATCGATTACGCAATCTCTGAGGCACAAACGATCTACGGAAAAATCGGTATTAAGGTATGGATCTTCAAAGGAGAGCTTTACGGCAAGAGAGATTTGACTCCAAGCGCGGCAACAGCAGCATCTGACAGAGCAGAAAGAAGTGCATCTGGCGGTAATGATCGTGGCGGCAATGACCGTGGCGGAAGAGATCGCAGAGGCGGTGGCCGTGATGGTGGAGCACCTCGTGGTGAAGGCGGTGGCGGCGGAAGCGAAGCAGATCGTCGCAAACGCAATGCTGGCGGCAACACCAACAATAGAAATAAGAAGAAGTAA
- the rplX gene encoding 50S ribosomal protein L24: MESKNKKAPAKLHIRTGDTVKVISGNAKGETGVIKKVDIEKLRAVVEGVNMITKHVKPNAQTPQGSIEKREGAIHISNLMVVDPKTGEATRTGRKADDKGKLQRFSKKTGNIL; encoded by the coding sequence ATGGAAAGCAAAAATAAAAAGGCACCAGCTAAGTTGCACATTCGCACAGGAGATACTGTAAAGGTGATCTCAGGCAATGCAAAAGGCGAGACTGGTGTTATCAAGAAAGTGGATATTGAAAAGCTTAGAGCTGTTGTGGAAGGCGTAAACATGATTACAAAGCATGTTAAGCCTAATGCACAAACTCCACAAGGAAGCATTGAAAAGCGTGAAGGTGCAATTCACATCAGTAACTTGATGGTAGTTGATCCTAAAACTGGCGAAGCAACCAGAACTGGTCGCAAAGCTGATGACAAAGGAAAACTTCAGCGTTTTTCTAAAAAGACAGGAAATATTTTGTAA
- the rplW gene encoding 50S ribosomal protein L23, protein MSVLKRPIITEKVTAQGGQGKYAFEVSLTSNKVEIKKAIEKLFGVTVESVHTMRSIGKSKSRTSGGKFVSGKTSTIKKAIVTVAEGEIIDIYGEA, encoded by the coding sequence ATGAGTGTACTGAAACGTCCGATTATAACCGAAAAGGTAACGGCTCAGGGTGGTCAAGGAAAATATGCCTTCGAAGTGTCCCTTACTTCTAATAAAGTAGAGATCAAAAAGGCTATTGAGAAACTGTTCGGGGTTACCGTAGAAAGCGTTCATACAATGCGCAGCATTGGTAAAAGCAAATCCCGTACATCGGGTGGTAAGTTTGTAAGTGGAAAAACTTCAACTATCAAAAAGGCTATCGTAACAGTAGCTGAAGGTGAAATCATCGATATCTACGGTGAAGCATAA
- the rplP gene encoding 50S ribosomal protein L16 — translation MLQPKRTKFRKQQKGKGSYNGLATRGHEIAFGSFAIKALEPGWLTARQIEAARISVTRAMKREGQVWIRVFPDKPITKKPAEVRMGKGKGAPEYWVAPVKPGTIIFEATGVTLDTANEALRLAAQKLPIKTKFVVRRDYQEAN, via the coding sequence ATGTTACAGCCGAAAAGGACAAAATTTCGCAAGCAACAAAAAGGCAAGGGCTCATACAATGGTTTGGCTACTCGCGGACATGAAATCGCATTTGGTTCTTTTGCTATCAAAGCGCTTGAACCAGGTTGGTTAACCGCACGTCAAATTGAGGCAGCACGTATTTCAGTAACCCGTGCGATGAAACGCGAAGGGCAGGTTTGGATTCGTGTATTCCCTGACAAGCCGATTACTAAGAAGCCAGCGGAAGTTCGTATGGGTAAAGGTAAAGGAGCTCCTGAATATTGGGTTGCGCCAGTTAAGCCGGGAACGATCATCTTCGAAGCCACTGGTGTTACATTAGATACCGCTAACGAAGCATTGCGTTTGGCTGCACAAAAGTTGCCAATCAAAACCAAGTTCGTGGTACGTCGGGATTATCAAGAAGCGAATTAA
- the fusA gene encoding elongation factor G, producing the protein MARDLRLTRNIGIAAHIDAGKTTTTERILYYAGVSHKIGEVHDGAATMDWMEQEQERGITITSAATTVDWNYRGEKYHINIIDTPGHVDFTVEVNRSLRVLDGLVFLFSAVDGVEPQSETNWRLANNYNVARIGFVNKMDRSGADFLKVCTQVKEMLGSYAVPLQLPIGAEDTFRGVVDLVNFRGIEWNEEDKGMTFREVPIPDDMLEEATEWREKLLEAVAEFDDTLMEKYFEDPTSISEDEILAALRAATISMKIVPMVCGSSFKNKGVQTMLDYVMAILPSPQDRESIVGTDPRTGNEISRQPTDSDPFCALAFKIATDPYVGRLCFIRSYSGYLDSGSYVLNNRSGNKERISRIFQMHANKQNQIDRLEAGDIGAVVGFKDIKTGDTLSDEKNPIVLESMVFPEPVIGYAIEPKKAADSDNFSKAITKLIEEDPTLQVESNEETGQTIIKGMGELHLEIIIDRMRREFKVEVNQGAPQVAYKEILTKNYEHREVYKKQTGGRGKFADIVFEIGPRDDNEEGKEPKTGLQFVNQIVGGTIPREFIAPIQKGFEASMSNGALAGYPLDSMKVRIFHGSFHDVDSDALSFELAAKIGFKEAARHAGSKLMEPIMHVEVLTPDEYTGPITGDLNRRRGVMRGMDSRNGAQVIKCDVPLSELFGYVTDLRTMSSGRATASLTFAYYEIVPNNIAESVIEKAKGLVKA; encoded by the coding sequence ATGGCACGTGATCTAAGATTAACAAGAAACATTGGTATTGCTGCGCACATTGATGCGGGTAAGACAACCACAACGGAGCGTATCCTTTATTACGCAGGGGTAAGCCACAAAATTGGAGAAGTGCATGATGGTGCAGCTACAATGGACTGGATGGAGCAGGAGCAGGAGCGTGGTATCACTATTACATCAGCTGCAACAACAGTTGACTGGAATTACCGTGGTGAAAAATATCATATCAATATTATCGATACACCGGGACACGTTGACTTCACAGTTGAAGTAAACCGTTCTCTTCGTGTGTTGGATGGTCTTGTATTCCTTTTTAGTGCAGTTGACGGTGTTGAACCTCAGTCTGAAACAAACTGGCGTCTGGCTAACAACTATAATGTAGCCCGTATCGGTTTCGTAAATAAAATGGACCGTTCAGGTGCAGACTTCTTGAAAGTTTGTACGCAGGTTAAAGAAATGCTTGGAAGCTACGCTGTTCCTCTTCAATTGCCTATCGGTGCTGAAGATACTTTCCGTGGCGTAGTTGACTTGGTTAACTTCCGTGGTATCGAATGGAATGAAGAAGATAAAGGAATGACTTTCAGAGAAGTTCCTATTCCTGACGATATGCTTGAAGAAGCAACTGAGTGGAGAGAAAAATTGCTTGAAGCTGTTGCCGAATTCGACGACACTTTGATGGAAAAATATTTTGAAGATCCTACTTCAATCTCAGAAGACGAAATTCTTGCAGCTTTGCGTGCAGCAACGATCAGCATGAAAATCGTTCCTATGGTTTGCGGTTCTTCATTCAAAAATAAAGGTGTTCAAACGATGCTTGATTACGTGATGGCTATTTTGCCTTCACCGCAAGATCGCGAAAGCATTGTTGGAACAGATCCTCGCACCGGAAATGAGATCTCACGTCAGCCAACGGATTCAGATCCATTCTGCGCACTGGCGTTTAAAATTGCAACTGACCCTTATGTAGGACGTCTTTGCTTTATCCGCTCTTATTCCGGATATCTTGATTCAGGTTCTTATGTTTTGAACAACCGTTCAGGAAACAAGGAGCGTATCTCTCGTATCTTCCAAATGCACGCTAACAAGCAAAATCAAATTGATCGTCTTGAAGCGGGTGATATTGGTGCAGTTGTAGGTTTCAAGGATATCAAAACAGGAGATACTTTATCTGACGAAAAGAACCCAATCGTTCTTGAATCAATGGTGTTCCCTGAGCCGGTAATTGGTTACGCTATCGAGCCTAAAAAAGCTGCTGACAGCGATAACTTCTCTAAGGCAATCACCAAATTGATCGAAGAAGATCCTACGTTGCAAGTTGAAAGTAACGAGGAAACTGGTCAAACGATCATTAAAGGAATGGGTGAGCTTCACCTTGAAATCATCATCGACCGTATGCGTCGTGAATTCAAAGTAGAAGTAAATCAAGGAGCTCCACAGGTTGCTTACAAAGAGATTCTTACTAAGAACTATGAGCACCGTGAAGTTTATAAGAAACAAACAGGTGGTCGTGGTAAATTTGCTGATATTGTATTCGAAATCGGACCACGCGATGATAATGAAGAAGGCAAAGAACCAAAAACAGGTTTGCAGTTTGTGAATCAGATTGTTGGTGGTACTATTCCTCGTGAATTTATCGCTCCGATCCAGAAAGGTTTTGAAGCATCCATGTCAAATGGTGCACTTGCAGGATATCCATTGGATTCGATGAAAGTGCGTATTTTCCACGGATCTTTCCACGATGTCGATTCAGATGCGCTGTCATTTGAACTTGCAGCAAAAATTGGTTTCAAAGAAGCTGCGCGTCATGCAGGTTCGAAATTGATGGAGCCGATTATGCACGTTGAAGTGCTTACACCTGATGAATACACAGGACCAATCACTGGTGACCTTAACCGTCGTCGTGGTGTAATGAGAGGAATGGATTCACGTAATGGTGCTCAGGTTATCAAATGTGATGTGCCTCTTTCTGAATTGTTCGGTTATGTTACTGATCTTCGTACCATGTCATCTGGACGTGCAACAGCATCTCTGACATTCGCTTACTATGAGATCGTTCCTAACAACATCGCAGAAAGCGTAATTGAAAAAGCAAAAGGTTTAGTTAAAGCATAA
- the rpsG gene encoding 30S ribosomal protein S7: MRKSKPKKRYILPDPKFRDVQVTKFVNNLMFEGKKSIAFTIFYDALEIVEKKTSESGLETWRKALNNVTPSVEVKSRRVGGATFQVPTEVRPERKQSLGMKWLINYSRKRGEKTMVDRLAGEIIAAAKGEGAAVKKKDDTHRMADANKAFSHFRF, encoded by the coding sequence ATGAGAAAGTCGAAACCAAAGAAAAGATATATCCTTCCTGATCCAAAGTTCAGGGACGTTCAGGTTACTAAGTTCGTTAACAACCTAATGTTTGAAGGAAAGAAAAGCATTGCATTCACTATTTTCTATGATGCATTGGAGATTGTTGAGAAAAAAACTAGCGAAAGCGGTCTTGAAACCTGGAGAAAAGCATTGAACAATGTAACTCCATCTGTGGAAGTAAAAAGCCGTCGTGTAGGTGGTGCTACTTTCCAGGTTCCAACCGAAGTTCGTCCTGAGCGTAAGCAGTCTTTGGGCATGAAATGGTTGATCAACTATTCCCGTAAGCGCGGAGAAAAAACAATGGTTGACCGTCTTGCTGGTGAGATCATCGCTGCTGCAAAAGGTGAAGGAGCTGCTGTTAAGAAGAAAGATGACACGCACCGTATGGCTGATGCCAACAAAGCGTTCTCGCACTTTAGATTCTAG
- the rplC gene encoding 50S ribosomal protein L3 encodes MSGLIGKKIGMTSLYNADGQALACTVIQAGPCVVTQVRSEEKDGYKAIQLGFGEKKEKSSSQPMIGHFKKAGTTPKQKVVEFKEFEVEHELGTSLSVTDIFEEGEFVDVVGSAKGRGFQGVVKRHGFAGVGGQTHGQHNRARHPGSIGACSFPSRVFKGIRMGGRMGNNRVKIQNLRILKVIPEQNLLVVSGSVPGSKNSFLIIEK; translated from the coding sequence ATGTCTGGTTTAATTGGTAAGAAAATCGGAATGACTAGTTTGTACAATGCTGACGGGCAGGCTCTGGCATGTACTGTAATTCAAGCTGGTCCTTGTGTTGTTACACAAGTTAGGTCCGAAGAAAAGGATGGCTATAAAGCTATTCAGTTAGGTTTTGGTGAAAAGAAAGAGAAAAGTTCTTCCCAGCCTATGATTGGCCACTTCAAGAAAGCCGGTACAACTCCCAAACAAAAAGTGGTTGAGTTTAAGGAATTCGAAGTGGAACATGAACTTGGAACTTCATTATCTGTTACGGATATCTTTGAAGAAGGCGAGTTTGTTGACGTAGTTGGTTCTGCCAAAGGCCGCGGTTTTCAAGGTGTTGTAAAACGCCATGGATTCGCAGGGGTAGGTGGTCAGACTCACGGTCAGCACAACAGAGCGCGTCACCCAGGTTCGATTGGTGCTTGTTCATTCCCATCACGTGTATTTAAAGGCATTCGCATGGGTGGACGCATGGGTAACAATCGTGTAAAAATTCAGAATTTACGTATTCTGAAAGTGATCCCTGAGCAGAACCTTCTGGTTGTTAGTGGCTCAGTACCTGGTTCAAAGAATTCATTTCTAATCATTGAGAAATAG